The Misgurnus anguillicaudatus chromosome 21, ASM2758022v2, whole genome shotgun sequence genome includes a window with the following:
- the zpax4 gene encoding zona pellucida protein AX 4 encodes MAFGFILGCLLLGVVTCALRAPLLQKSPELPQIPVVVECKDRHLLISVDLPPSGSEPRFEAFDSGGSHPITQYYGAQCGYTYSVKPLVGLAVLRASYFSCHTENQNDEVFTFRFRVIIADQNGKESFVNVSKTCSAPPFFPREVTCEENYMEVSVESGVPCLSPSAVKTDFAEAFSVAQRSSVEALQVMLQAENQQPEVMSVGDAANQGYYIMLTPGRIVFRSSFGQPHASIKTTNGVAVEAIKATVFFRQSWMVVMVDLVAACSLDGGSFDGYRLHWRTPAVLTPLVVGPSELRTEYIGMGVDGQLLDDQTATDRGYAVTVSDETVDSSIPYGAEGGVRKSFVMDNVYNELYVVQLAYEQAFVDQSGVKTRQNVVRQMATPPIALPLFSVNQTVLEERIFTVYLGNVPPDVELVSVTLNGQEFSVLTATQMGYSITRIPQDNNTFAYILKVQFDDSVVKKQYIAEGLFEYSLEIKWTLNIMPQGDAYYHLSSVMALVLDVPPPVFDSMCADNGISFRKQHHEYDYLWNFAIGQYPLTQQLASERGYIMNNDSQTLILNVPLFTIGYVYEGITLEQFYGTFEVLTRNAKTFAIEQSSANRCLFQTTELLVCSPEGVLTVVSDITKAVPSADPARTTLLDTSCRPIEFDATRVLFSFGLNTCGTRVQIGQEYVTYENEIVFHEVYSTDSKPVITRDAAYRMTVRCIYPVHSTESLFLDWKLKAETPGIGQINDPVKVPPQMQNALSFQPTVKKPSAQRANLEETSAQMIKKPAQAMPPKTPVQAMPPKKPAQAMPPKTPAQAMPPKTPAQAMPPKTPAQAMPPKTPAQAMPPKTPAQAMPPKTPAQAMPPKTPAQAMPPKKPAQAMDPKKPADFVRVLRWSVPVNAHELLGQTRT; translated from the exons ATGgcttttggatttattttggg GTGCCTCCTTCTGGGTGTAGTAACTTGCGCTTTACGTGCCCCTTTATTGCAGAAGTCCCCTGAACTGCCACAAA TTCCTGTTGTAGTTGAGTGCAAGGACCGCCATCTGTTAATCTCAGTTGATCTTCCACCCTCTGGCAGTGAACCTCGTTTTGAGGCATTTG ATAGCGGAGGTTCGCATCCTATCACGCAGTACTATGGGGCACAGTGTGGTTATACTTACTCTGTTAAGCCTCTGGTTGGCCTTGCTGTTTTGAGAGCTTCGTACTTCTCCTGTCACACAGAAAACCAG aacGATGAGGTCTTTACCTTCAGGTTCAGGGTAATTATTGCAGATCAGAATGGCAAAGAGTCCTTTGTCAACGTCTCCAAGACTTGTTCTGCTCCGCCCTTCTTTCCAAGAGAGGTTACTTGTGAGGAGAACTATATGGAG GTGTCTGTTGAAAGTGGTGTACCTTGCCTTAGCCCTAGTGCTGTTAAAACTGACTTTGCTGAAGCCTTCTCTGTG GCTCAACGCTCTTCAGTTGAGGCCCTGCAAGTTATGCTGCAAGCAGAGAACCAACAGCCTGAAGTCATGTCAGTAGGAGATGCTGCTAACCAGGGCTACTACATAATGCTTACCCCAGGCAGGATTGTCTTCCGGTCATCTTTTGGACAACCTCATGCTTCCATCAAAACG ACCAATGGTGTTGCCGTTGAAGCGATCAAGGCCACAGTGTTTTTCAGACAGAGCTGGATGGTTGTCATGGTGGACCTGGTTGCTGCCTGCTCGCTGG ATGGAGGATCTTTTGATGGCTACAGACTTCACTGGAGGACTCCTGCAGTGCTGACTCCCCTGGTTGTTGGACCATCTGAATTAAGGACTGAGTACATAGGCATGGGGGTTGATGGCCAACTCCTGGATGATCAGACAGCAACAGATCGAGGCTATGCTGTGACAGTCAGTGATGAGACTGTAGACAGCAGTATACCCTATGGTGCGGAGGGAGGAGTGCGGAAG AGTTTTGTGATGGACAATGTATATAACGAGCTGTATGTAGTCCAGCTTGCCTATGAGCAAGCATTTGTTGACCAAAGTGGTGTGAAGACCAGGCAAAATGTGGTTCGGCAAATGGCTACTCCCCCGATTGCTCTTCCTCTCTTTTCAGTCAACC AAACTGTACTTGAAGAACGAATCTTCACCGTCTATCTTGGTAACGTCCCTCCTGATGTGGAACTGGTGTCTGTAACCCTAAATGGCCAGGAGTTTTCTGTGCTAACTGCTACGCAGATGGGTTATTCCATCACCAGAATACCACAGGACAATAATACATTTGCGTACATCCTTAAGGTGCAATTTGATGACTCCGTTGTTAAAAAGCAG TACATTGCTGAGGGACTCTTTGAATACTCATTGGAAATTAAATGGACTTTAAATATCATGCCTCAAGGGGATGCCTATTACCATCTTTCCTCTGTGATGGCTTTGGTCCTTGACGTcc CGCCTCCAGTATTTGATAGCATGTGTGCTGACAATGGCATAAGCTTTAGGAAGCAACATCATGAGTATGACTACCTGTGGAACTTTGCCATTGGCCAGTATCCTCTGACCCAACAGCTGGCATCTGAGCGGGGCTACATTATGAACAATGACAGCCAGACCCTCATCTTGAATGTGCCTCTGTTCACAATTGGATACGTCTATGAG GGTATTACACTGGAGCAGTTCTATGGCACTTTTGAAGTGCTTACCAGAAATGCCAAGACGTTTGCAATTGAGCAGTCCTCGGCCAATCGCTGTCTATTTCAGACCACTGAGCTCTTGG TGTGCTCCCCTGAGGGTGTTTTGACTGTGGTGAGTGACATCACTAAAGCAGTCCCTTCTGCTGACCCTGCCCGGACCACACTATTGGACACAAGCTGTAGACCCATAGAGTTTGATGCCACACGAGTTCTGTTCTCTTTTGGACTTAACACCTGTGGAACTAGAGTTCAG ATTGGTCAGGAGTATGTGACTTATGAAAATGAGATTGTATTTCATGAGGTGTATTCCACTGACAGTAAACCAGTCATTACCAGAGATGCTGCATACAG gaTGACCGTAAGGTGCATTTACCCAGTGCATAGCACCGAAAGCCTGTTTCTGGACTGGAAGTTGAAAGCTGAGACACCTGGGATTGGTCAAATCAATGACCCTGTAAAAG TTCCTCCCCAAATGCAGAATGCGTTGTCATTCCAACCCACTGTGAAAAAGCCCTCCGCTCAAAGAGCAAACCTAGAAGAAACTTCTGCGCAAATGATTAAGAAACCTGCACAGGCCATGCCTCCCAAGACACCAGTACAGGCCATGCCTCCTAAGAAACCAGCACAGGCCATGCCTCCCAAGACACCTGCACAGGCCATGCCTCCCAAGACACCTGCACAGGCCATGCCTCCCAAGACACCTGCACAGGCCATGCCTCCCAAGACACCTGCACAGGCCATGCCTCCCAAGACACCTGCACAGGCCATGCCTCCCAAGACACCTGCACAGGCCATGCCTCCCAAGACACCTGCACAGGCCATGCCTCCTAAGAAACCAGCACAGGCCATGGATCCTAAGAAACCAGCTGATTTTGTGCGCGTGTTAAGGTGGAGTGTTCCTGTGAATGCACATGAGCTCCTTGGTCAAACTAG GACCTAA